The following proteins are co-located in the Solanum pennellii chromosome 8, SPENNV200 genome:
- the LOC107027074 gene encoding tyramine N-feruloyltransferase 4/11-like, which produces MAPALQQAITTDASSDVTITGKIYTRVRLATKSDLSHIYKLFYQIHEYHNYTHLYKATESSLAKLLFKENPLPLFYGPSVLLLEVSPTPFDEPKNTTDEGFKPVLTTFDLKFPVVEGQVEEFRSKYDDKSDAYIAGYAFFYANYSCFNDKPGFYFESLYFRESYRKLGMGKLLFGTVSSIAADNGFVSVDGIVAVWNKKSYDFYINMGVEIFDEFRYGKLHGENLQKYAHNKGEIEEETC; this is translated from the coding sequence ATGGCTCCTGCTCTTCAACAAGCTATAACCACCGATGCATCATCGGACGTTACCATCACTGGAAAGATATACACACGAGTTCGTCTCGCTACGAAATCTGATCTTTCTCATATATACAAATTGTTTTACCAAATCCATGAATACCATAACTATACTCATTTATACAAAGCTACCGAGTCCTCCTTAGCCAAATTGCTCTTTAAAGAAAATCCTCTTCCTCTTTTCTACGGTCCATCCGTACTTCTACTTGAAGTCTCTCCAACACCTTTTGACGAACCTAAAAATACTACAGACGAAGGGTTCAAGCCTGTCCTTACAACGTTTGACCTTAAATTCCCAGTCGTAGAAGGACAAGTTGAGGAATTCCGATCCAAATATGATGATAAGAGTGATGCTTACATCGCGGGATATGCTTTCTTTTACGCGAATTATTCATGTTTCAATGATAAGCCTGGATTCTATTTTGAGAGTCTTTACTTCAGAGAGAGTTATAGAAAGTTGGGAATGGGGAAGTTGTTGTTTGGAACAGTTTCGTCCATTGCTGCGGACAATGGGTTCGTATCGGTCGATGGAATAGTAGCAGTTTGGAATAAGAAGTCATAtgatttttacataaatatgggagttgaaatatttgatgaatttagaTATGGGAAGTTGCATGGTGAAAATCTTCAAAAGTATGCACATAACAAGGGGGAAATTGAGGAAGAGACCTGTTAG